One window of Chryseobacterium indologenes genomic DNA carries:
- a CDS encoding carboxypeptidase regulatory-like domain-containing protein, with amino-acid sequence MTENIETSRQRKFLLFLMLLCSTFIFSQQTVTGRIVDDNGENLSKVIVINMSSDKKVYSDSEGVFSIEANPNDELRFVKEDFNRTSRRVLINGINPPLFITLYQIPRDVGEVKIVKKLTGDLETDSRIVAKVDKGEQVRDAVGLPQPVGKMREKPAEVKSVLLPILLGNLNVQGVYDLISGKARRQKRQYRYDDLQEHVAWIRDRIEDDYFVKAGIPADRISEFIQFSFLAKPQVRTYVRAKNLSGVMLRLEETVPLFIQRLKENQK; translated from the coding sequence ATGACTGAAAATATTGAAACATCTAGGCAGAGAAAATTTCTTCTTTTCCTTATGCTTCTGTGCAGTACTTTTATTTTTTCTCAACAGACAGTAACGGGACGGATAGTGGATGATAATGGGGAAAACCTGAGTAAAGTGATTGTTATCAACATGTCTTCCGACAAAAAAGTATATTCTGATTCAGAGGGTGTGTTTTCTATAGAAGCCAATCCTAATGATGAACTTCGGTTTGTAAAAGAAGATTTCAACAGAACGTCCAGAAGAGTTCTTATCAATGGTATTAATCCTCCGTTGTTCATTACACTTTATCAGATTCCGAGAGATGTAGGGGAAGTAAAGATCGTAAAAAAACTTACAGGAGATCTGGAAACAGATTCCCGGATTGTGGCAAAAGTAGATAAAGGAGAGCAGGTAAGAGATGCAGTAGGACTTCCGCAGCCTGTGGGAAAAATGAGAGAAAAGCCGGCCGAAGTGAAAAGTGTTCTTTTGCCGATACTCTTAGGAAATCTGAATGTTCAGGGAGTTTATGATCTGATAAGCGGGAAGGCCAGAAGGCAGAAAAGACAATATAGATATGATGATCTTCAGGAACATGTGGCCTGGATTCGGGACAGGATTGAGGATGATTACTTTGTAAAAGCCGGAATTCCTGCCGACAGAATTTCAGAATTCATACAGTTTTCATTTTTAGCAAAGCCTCAGGTACGAACGTATGTGAGAGCAAAAAATCTTTCAGGCGTAATGTTGAGATTAGAAGAAACGGTACCTCTTTTTATACAAAGATTGAAAGAGAATCAAAAGTAG
- a CDS encoding SIMPL domain-containing protein, whose amino-acid sequence MNKNILAVAIAALGFVIGLGFLGNAIKNRNKSENTISVTGLGTKQFTSDLITWSGSFSKNNADLKSAYDELATDRKVINDYLLSKGIQQKGIVFSSVDIQKQFRSYNDANGNYVQGEFSGYNLTQKVSIESKEVGKIENLSRNITEIINRGIEFTSSSPAYFYTKLATVKQEMIASATKDAKERAEKIAENSGSSLGNLKKATMGVIQITAPNSNEDYSYGGTFNTSSKEKEASITIKLEYEVN is encoded by the coding sequence ATGAATAAAAACATTCTTGCAGTAGCTATAGCCGCGCTGGGTTTTGTAATCGGGCTCGGGTTTTTAGGAAATGCCATTAAAAACAGAAACAAATCTGAAAATACAATTTCTGTAACAGGTCTCGGCACAAAACAGTTTACGTCGGATCTGATCACCTGGTCCGGAAGTTTTTCCAAAAATAATGCTGATCTGAAATCGGCTTATGATGAGCTGGCGACAGACAGAAAAGTCATCAATGACTATCTGCTTTCAAAAGGAATACAGCAGAAAGGGATTGTATTTTCTTCCGTGGATATTCAAAAACAGTTCAGAAGTTATAATGATGCCAATGGAAACTATGTCCAGGGCGAATTCTCCGGTTATAATCTTACCCAAAAAGTCTCTATTGAAAGTAAAGAAGTTGGCAAAATAGAAAATCTTTCCAGAAATATTACGGAAATTATCAATCGTGGAATTGAATTCACTTCATCTTCACCAGCTTATTTTTATACCAAACTGGCTACCGTAAAACAGGAAATGATTGCCAGTGCAACAAAAGATGCCAAAGAACGTGCTGAAAAAATTGCTGAAAACTCGGGAAGCAGCTTGGGAAATCTAAAGAAAGCAACAATGGGGGTGATCCAGATTACAGCACCCAATTCTAATGAAGATTATTCCTATGGAGGTACTTTCAATACTTCATCCAAAGAAAAAGAAGCAAGCATTACAATAAAACTGGAATACGAAGTAAATTAA
- a CDS encoding GNAT family N-acetyltransferase, translating into MEFLPITTAEDDRVQEIYTSYTTTFPVDEQRDKEQFTGLFSNPHVKFMSVIHESEAIGYLILWELSNFVFVEHFEVFEAFRSKKLGSHIINHISENYPGVILEIEPADLSEDAARRYSFYQRNNFNLIDDTHIQPSYGEGKKSLNLWLLANYTPENVEEAKKEIYDIIYH; encoded by the coding sequence ATGGAATTTTTACCGATCACAACTGCTGAAGATGATAGAGTTCAGGAAATCTATACTTCTTACACCACTACTTTTCCTGTAGATGAGCAACGAGATAAAGAACAGTTTACAGGCTTATTTTCTAATCCGCATGTAAAGTTTATGTCTGTTATTCATGAATCGGAGGCTATTGGCTACCTCATCTTGTGGGAGCTTAGTAACTTTGTTTTTGTGGAGCATTTTGAAGTATTTGAAGCATTCAGAAGTAAAAAACTGGGTTCTCATATCATCAATCATATCTCAGAAAACTATCCGGGTGTTATTTTAGAAATTGAACCCGCAGATTTGAGTGAAGATGCTGCAAGACGGTATTCTTTTTATCAAAGAAATAACTTCAACCTGATTGATGACACTCATATTCAGCCGAGCTATGGTGAAGGAAAAAAGTCTTTGAACTTATGGCTGCTTGCTAATTATACTCCTGAAAATGTGGAGGAAGCTAAAAAAGAAATTTACGATATTATTTATCATTAA
- a CDS encoding PspC family transcriptional regulator, producing the protein MLSNIRHKMEREWFGVLTRTGAKLGIPVSKLRIFFIYSTFATAGFFFLIYLGLAFTLWIKDIFITRRPSVFDL; encoded by the coding sequence ATGCTGAGTAATATCCGTCATAAAATGGAAAGAGAGTGGTTTGGTGTACTGACAAGAACGGGTGCCAAGCTGGGAATTCCAGTTTCAAAATTGAGAATTTTCTTTATCTACTCTACTTTTGCCACAGCCGGCTTCTTCTTTCTGATCTATTTGGGATTGGCGTTCACCCTTTGGATTAAAGATATTTTTATCACCAGAAGACCTAGCGTCTTTGATTTATAA
- a CDS encoding DUF2851 family protein, with product MTEKLLQYLWNYKVFKNFNFKDIEGNSVDIIHFGKWNKNAGPDFLDAKIKINGLLLAGNIELHVRSSDWIFHNHSQDPNYQNIILHVVLQHDLDIQELTGKQVPTLELKNHIDENIILKYEKLINGNEFIPCEKIFDPQKLPVNFHEENILKKLDEKSEELEQSLIRYKNNFEAVLFHSFAYSFGLKVNAHIFRQIAESVDYSIINKIRQNPLQLEALLFGISGWLEDPKDGQMKIWKREFDFIKAKFSISDLKFHPKFLRLRPPNFPTIRLSQLADLYKHQHLFSKIMEARNSDQLYNIFKSIKASEYWDCHFNFGNISKVQPKTLSKDFIDLLILNTVLPLKYTYHRYHREENADEIIELYKTVSPEKNTIITSWKKIGLNITNALESQSLIYHHKTYCEEKNCLACGIGFKLLKE from the coding sequence ATGACGGAAAAATTACTTCAATATCTTTGGAACTATAAGGTTTTCAAAAATTTTAACTTCAAGGATATTGAAGGAAATTCCGTTGACATCATCCATTTTGGAAAATGGAATAAAAATGCCGGCCCCGATTTTCTGGATGCTAAAATCAAAATCAACGGCTTACTTCTCGCAGGAAATATAGAACTGCATGTTCGTTCCTCAGACTGGATTTTCCACAATCATTCCCAGGATCCCAATTATCAGAATATTATTCTGCATGTTGTACTTCAGCATGACCTAGACATTCAAGAGCTTACCGGAAAACAGGTTCCAACATTGGAACTGAAAAATCATATCGATGAAAATATCATATTGAAATATGAAAAGCTTATTAATGGAAATGAATTTATTCCCTGTGAAAAAATATTTGACCCTCAAAAATTGCCCGTTAACTTCCATGAAGAGAATATCCTGAAAAAACTGGACGAAAAATCTGAAGAACTTGAACAGAGTTTAATCCGATATAAAAATAATTTTGAAGCCGTTTTATTTCACAGTTTTGCTTATTCATTCGGATTAAAAGTCAATGCCCATATTTTCCGGCAGATTGCTGAAAGTGTGGATTACAGTATTATCAATAAAATCCGCCAGAATCCCCTTCAGCTGGAAGCTTTATTATTTGGAATTTCGGGATGGCTCGAGGATCCGAAAGATGGACAGATGAAAATATGGAAAAGAGAATTTGATTTCATTAAAGCCAAATTTTCGATTTCAGATCTGAAGTTTCATCCTAAGTTTTTAAGGTTAAGACCGCCCAATTTTCCTACAATCCGATTGTCTCAGCTGGCAGACCTTTATAAACATCAGCATTTATTTTCTAAGATCATGGAAGCCAGAAATTCGGATCAGCTGTATAATATTTTTAAATCTATAAAAGCCTCTGAATACTGGGACTGTCATTTTAATTTCGGAAATATTTCAAAAGTACAGCCTAAAACATTAAGCAAGGATTTCATTGATCTTCTTATTTTAAATACTGTCCTTCCTTTAAAATATACTTATCACAGATATCATCGTGAAGAAAATGCAGATGAAATTATTGAGCTATATAAAACTGTTTCTCCTGAAAAAAATACCATCATAACAAGCTGGAAAAAAATTGGACTCAATATTACCAATGCTTTGGAAAGCCAAAGTCTGATCTATCATCATAAAACTTATTGTGAAGAAAAAAACTGCTTAGCGTGCGGGATTGGATTTAAACTTTTAAAAGAATAA